The Syntrophobotulus glycolicus DSM 8271 DNA window CGATGTTCTTCCTCCTTCTGAGAATGTTCATTCTATTAATGGAAGCCCCGCTTCTATAGAACCGCCCTATTTTGGGGTATGGGTCATTGATAGAGTGGTACCAACCAGCAATGTTACAGCTTTAACGACAGAAAAAGCTAATAGCTATATCGGGAAAAAGATTATCGTAAATGAAAAACAAATCGTCACAAACAAAGGAACCATAGAAAATCCGATATATAAGGAAAACATATTGACCGATGATGATTTTTACATGAATTGCAGAATCCATTTCAGCAGCTTGGAAGTTACCGATAATACAATAACCGAAATTGACGTCTCAAATTATCAGAATGAAACAGAAGACGGAATAGGGTCGAATTTAATTCTAACAAACGATGACCGATTGTATACGATTATCGGCGGGGCTTTGTTTAGATTAAGCAAATAGAGGACTATTTAAAAAAGGGCCGGGTATCTTAAGTGACTCCCGGCCCTTTTGGCATTTAAAAATTTGTTCTCACATAATCGGCATAAAGAATCCAAAGGCATCAGGACTCGAAAGTAATACCGGCAAAGAAGCCATCAAGCTGCTTTGCCGGTATTGAAAAGTTATAAATGTATTGAATTAAGAAATACAACCCTATCTCCAGCTTCTTTTAAGAGCATGGACTTGACATGAGTTTATACATTCTCCGCATTGAACGCATTCATTGTAGTTCCAGTTATTGTTTTTATCAATATCAAAATTGAATAGCATCGCCTCTTCAGCGGGGTCGAGCAAAGT harbors:
- a CDS encoding 4Fe-4S binding protein yields the protein MLFNFDIDKNNNWNYNECVQCGECINSCQVHALKRSWR